A window of Spirochaetota bacterium genomic DNA:
CTATTATAATTTTCCCCTACCCTTATTACAAAGGGAAATTTTTCTCTTGGGAAAAGTTTCTTTGAGAAGGTAGAATCACCTGTATTAACTGAAACATCCTTTATTAGATGTGTAACCTTTTCACCAATGCTGGTTACTCTCTTTTTTGTATCTTCATCAACAATCTCCTTTTTTGATCCAGAAGCGAATTTTATCCCCATAACCAATCCAACAGTATAAGAGGCGATACAGAGGGCAATAATGATAAATATCATCCCCCTTGCCCTTCTTCTGCTCTTTTCCTCGTCTTTATAATTTCTGGGAGGATATGTTTTTATAAATTCTGGATCAACTGAATAGAATTGATGGTGATGAGGAGGTGTTTTTTTTATCCTGTCAGTATAATGGTCCATATTCTGCATAATAAGCCTTACCTTTTATTCGCAGTATTATACTTCCGTGAATTATTTTGCCGCAAATATTTATCAATATCAATATATTACATCCATGTAATTAATTGATATTACGCTGCATTAAGAAGTATATAGATAAAAAACAATATACATCCTAGCTTTTATTTTCGGCATTCAATTGAAAGATTTAAAGGTAAAAAACTTATTCGTGAATCTGTACAATTTCCTTTAAGGCTTTAATCTCTCTATCAGTTAAAATCCTATATTGTCCCGAACCTATTCCAGATAGTCCAAGAGGTCCAAAGGCGATTCTTTTCAAACCCTCTACCCTATATCCAAATCCCTGAAAGGTCATTCTTATCTGCCTTTTTCTACCCTCCATCATCCCCATCCTTATTGTTTGTCTTGAAATATCAAGGGTATCAATCTGAGAGGGATAAGTCTTTCTGTTATATAA
This region includes:
- a CDS encoding SPOR domain-containing protein: MQNMDHYTDRIKKTPPHHHQFYSVDPEFIKTYPPRNYKDEEKSRRRARGMIFIIIALCIASYTVGLVMGIKFASGSKKEIVDEDTKKRVTSIGEKVTHLIKDVSVNTGDSTFSKKLFPREKFPFVIRVGENYNRTSSHEIASSLSNQGHTVILSKNKGYYRVYVGPYRNKEEAEISLKKIELNYSKDLYNKASIFKR